One Sphingomonas endolithica genomic window, CTGTCGGCCGAGGCGACCAGCACGGTCGGCTTCGCTTTGGTCATCGGCGTCACCACCTACGCCTCGCTGATCATCGGCGAACTCGTGCCCAAGCAGATCGCGCTGCGCGCGCCGGAACCGATCGCCGCCTTCATGGCCGAACCGATGCGCTGGCTCGCGTGGGGGACGGCGCCGGTCGTCGTGGTGCTCGATTCGACCAGCGCCTTGCTGTTCCGGCTGATGCGGCTGCAGCGCGAGACCGAGGATCACGTGACGGCGGAGGAACTGCACCTGATCGTCGCCGAGGCATCCAAGTCCGGCGTGATCGAGGAGCATGAGCGTTCGATCATTTCGGGCGTGGTGCGCCTGGCGGACCGGCCGGTGCGCGAGGTGATGACGCCGCGCACCGACATCGTGTGGATCGATGTCGCGCTGGATGCAGACGGTATCCGCGCCGCCTTGCTCGCCGCGCAGCATAGCCGCCTGCCGGTGGCGGAGGGATCGGTCGATGCGGTGATCGGCGTGGTGCAGGCGCGCGACATCGCCGCGGCACTGCTCGGCGGGCAGGCGCTCGATCTGCGCGCCTTGATGCGGCAGGCGCCGGTCGTGCTCGATCAGCTCGACGCGATGGACGCGCTGATCGCGCTGCGCCAAGCCGAGGTGCCGATGGCGCTGCTGCACGACGAATATGGCCATTTCGAAGGCATCGTCACGCCGACCGACCTGCTCGCCGC contains:
- a CDS encoding hemolysin family protein codes for the protein MAPLPPFPWIDVAIILALVALNGVFAMSELAIVSARKARMEAMARAGKRGARAAMLLAADPGKFLSTVQIGITLIGILAGAYSGASLGAPVAARLGWLGLSAEATSTVGFALVIGVTTYASLIIGELVPKQIALRAPEPIAAFMAEPMRWLAWGTAPVVVVLDSTSALLFRLMRLQRETEDHVTAEELHLIVAEASKSGVIEEHERSIISGVVRLADRPVREVMTPRTDIVWIDVALDADGIRAALLAAQHSRLPVAEGSVDAVIGVVQARDIAAALLGGQALDLRALMRQAPVVLDQLDAMDALIALRQAEVPMALLHDEYGHFEGIVTPTDLLAAIAGEFASDSNPEDSPSVVERDDGSLLVSGQMAVDSLAERLGIDLPEDRDYATVAGLALAVFRHLPGEGESFVQQGWKFEIVDLDGRRIDKLLVSAVTKAG